In Spirochaetota bacterium, a single window of DNA contains:
- a CDS encoding M20/M25/M40 family metallo-hydrolase — protein sequence MKQLINRERLISTFIDLAKISSPSWEEKGVIEFIQQKAQKLGVSCALYPCKNSFNVLIHIPGESSYVPVLFSAHMDTVTPCENIQPVVKDNRIVSDGRTILGADDKSAIAAFLEAIEILKENSMPHGHIEFLFSCAEEVGLFGIKGFDLSQVKARYAFVFDSDGPVGKIIVAAPYHISMKIAVKGKAAHAGMEPEKGVSAIRVLSEIIHAIPHGRIDKETTANVGIIKGGRATNIVAEEAECTLETRSRQKSKVFAVKKEIENIAKNIAKNHKAKVNIDSTMDYEGYTIREEDTIVAIASKALKSIGIKPLLAVSGGGSDTNIFNTHSIPAVNLSSGMRQVHTTKEYITIPDLVNVAALVLSIIENAKR from the coding sequence ATGAAACAGTTAATTAACAGGGAAAGACTTATTTCTACATTTATTGATTTGGCAAAGATATCTTCACCTTCATGGGAAGAGAAGGGTGTTATTGAATTTATACAACAAAAAGCACAGAAGTTAGGGGTTTCCTGTGCATTGTACCCATGTAAAAATTCTTTCAATGTATTGATACATATTCCCGGAGAAAGTAGCTACGTACCTGTTCTTTTTTCAGCTCATATGGATACCGTAACACCATGTGAAAATATACAGCCGGTAGTGAAAGATAACAGGATTGTGTCTGATGGAAGAACTATATTGGGGGCTGATGATAAATCAGCAATAGCGGCTTTCTTGGAAGCTATAGAAATATTGAAGGAAAATAGCATGCCTCATGGCCATATTGAGTTTTTATTTTCATGTGCCGAGGAAGTAGGACTTTTTGGAATAAAAGGATTTGACCTTTCACAGGTTAAAGCCCGATATGCATTTGTGTTTGATAGTGACGGGCCAGTGGGGAAAATCATTGTAGCAGCACCATATCATATAAGCATGAAAATTGCTGTTAAAGGTAAAGCTGCACATGCTGGCATGGAGCCAGAAAAGGGAGTGAGTGCAATCAGAGTACTTTCTGAGATAATACATGCTATTCCTCATGGTAGGATTGATAAGGAAACAACAGCAAATGTAGGGATAATTAAGGGTGGCCGTGCAACAAATATAGTTGCTGAAGAAGCTGAATGTACCCTTGAAACCCGTTCACGACAAAAATCAAAGGTGTTTGCGGTTAAAAAAGAAATAGAGAACATTGCCAAAAATATTGCCAAAAACCACAAAGCAAAAGTTAATATTGACAGTACTATGGATTATGAAGGATATACCATTAGAGAAGAGGATACTATTGTTGCAATTGCATCAAAAGCTTTAAAAAGTATTGGTATAAAACCTTTGCTGGCAGTTTCAGGAGGTGGCAGTGATACCAATATATTTAATACACATTCAATCCCAGCAGTAAATCTTTCATCTGGAATGAGGCAGGTACATACAACTAAAGAATACATCACAATACCAGATCTGGTAAATGTTGCTGCTTTAGTACTGTCTATTATTGAAAATGCAAAACGATGA